The DNA window tttggggattaataaagttgtgaaagagggtggggtttttttttcggtttatgtgtttatttactttctcttacaggttaatcattggaagtgtttcatagacgactgccatgattaacctaaaacttagtggcagctatgggctgccattaactccttattaccctgattgccaccgcaccagggcaatttgtgatgagccgggtagagtcctgggactgtcgcatctaatggatgtgccaattccaggcggctgctggctgatatttttaggctagggggctccccataacgtggagctactcgtcgtgagaataccagcctttagccgtgtggctttactttggctggtatcaaaattggggggggaccgcatgccgttttttttaattatttatttattctactgcatgatatagacccgcccaccggcggctgtgattggttgcaatgagacagctgtcactcagtgtgggtgcgtgtctgactgcaaccaatcataggcgccggtgggaggggaagcagtgaatacgagatggaataatgagcggccagcattttcaaaagaggagaagctgccagagcagtgtgacagctgtgcagtgctgcgtcggtgatcggtgagtatgagagaggggggagagggaaagactgaccgacagagagaccgacggaccgaccgacagagagagagactgcccAGAGGGAGAGACatcgacagagaaagagaaataaaccgacagaaagggagagaaagattgacagagagagagagactttgtGATCACGTTAGGCTGGTTTCTgcccaacaggatcctgtctatcaacatgccagcgttcacatgtgtttgtgtgCAGTATAGTCCCGATCAAGTGACAAACAGTATTTGGAcatagctcaaaaacgctacaagtagcatttttgaaaaatgttaaaatactgcaactTGCTGGAAACTCACTATACCAAACGCTAACGCGTGTCAACGCATGTCAACGCATATTGACgcgcgtccattgcaaatgcattgaaattaaaacgtatccgcttttgcagcaaaaaaacgttcaggacgcatgttaaaaaaagaaCAGTTCatcccccacacaagtggccagacacTGAGTCATCACAGCATCTTCAAAGTAAAAGTGTTGATTTATTAAAATTTTCATCAGAAATGTAGTATAAAACAgtttaaaaagtgtaaaaaaaaattgcatagtgAAAAGTTATGAAAAAATATGGTGACTTTTGGTCTTTTTTTGCCAATCCTTACCAGCTTTGACAAGAACTGTAGAGCATGGGAAGAACGGGTCATGGCTAGGCATAAGTTGAAGCATAGTTTTCTGTGAAAACTAAAATATTTAAGTTCTGTGCTTTTTAAGTTTTGAATTAAAATTGCCTATATATTTTGGTTGGGTTGATACATGAACATGAGGTGTCTTGCATGTAGCAAATATAGATTGTAAAATTTAGAATTAACAATAGTCAATAGTTATGTTAATTAATTCTTCCTGGTTTTCTTTATGTAGTTATTATGGCAAAAATGTTTTACTCTTTGAAGTGAACCTGACACTGTGGGCattatgtatcaggcactggctttttttttgtttttgttttttaaatctcaGTTAGGTATGTTTGATTCTGTAACACTTAAAGTCCAACTACTCTGCTGTACATCCCCAGTGGCTTCTCCCTGACCACTGCCCTGGACTTAAAGTCTCTCTGTAAAAGCGCATGTAGGCAGAAACATGTCAATCCAGGGCAGCGGGCTGGGAGAAGTGTGTCCCACTGTAAGACCTGTTGACatttatatataggttaaaagactgttttgcGGActtttccttgtgttatgctgccacctgctgtcaaaacagagaacagcaggCGCAAAGCCCCTGCTGCGCCGagtgacttggtacagtcctgCAGCAGGATGTGACGAGAGACAGGAAGGAGAAAGGGAACTACGTGGTGGCTGATGGCAAAGAGGAGGGTGCTCGGCTGTGCTGTAGAATAGAAGGCCGCAGTCTGCCCTGCTTAACGAGATCCAAGTACCTGAGAGTGTTGCCTGGTGCCTCCCCAAGGCACAGATCCAAAAGAggttggatgtggagcgaggagccagacagcacgggcaagttacagatccgggataaagactgaactttagaggtgtctgccggcggaatacgggccccaacggtgacgaggaatCCCACGGTAAAAccggcagttaagtgtgcacactacttttagttagggacagataggaaaagactctgcactgtgttatacgagcaaAGTAACAAGGACCCCgcgtttttgcttaataaggacttTGTGTTTTGTTATTGAAGGACAATCTGAGGCTTCGCACCCTTGATAAATTATTCAAAGCAGTTGTATGTATATTATCGTTACTGCTGTGCACGTTCCCGCTTCTCTCCCCCCTCCTTTCCCGCGCTTTTCCCCCACTTGTGTTGTGCAatacgttattaaatttgcattggttaacccccgtggttccgtgcagtccttgcgtacccCGTCAACTGCTGGTTATTACACCACTTGTCTGCCGTGTGGTCTCGATCCCCGGTGGCTTTTCTCTGCCCACTGCCCTGGACCGAAAGTCTCTACTGATACCTGCACGTAGGCAGAAACGTTTCAATCCAGGGTAGCGGGAGAGAAGTATATTTGACTAGTCTCGACCCCCGGCGGATTTTAAAGTATGGTTTTTCTCTTAaagtaaatctgtcagcaggttttggctatgtaatctgaagacagcaagctgcactggttaaaacatagaattcagcgaTGCATGTCTTGTCAAGGACCAATTAattgtttatttgctatgcttgtttaagcagcaggacttctcattgtttGCACTAAAATGTCACGCACATGGCAGTCCTGCACTTGCtctcctctgacacctcactgcTAATGTACAATCTCTAGAGAGAGCCTAGTGTGAGTGGGGCAGctctcttagctctgctacatggctaaatctaaaaattctgattgtgtcagaacagctgcatccagtaagctaagtgatacattgttgaattcaggatctctttacctacattatgttgctctcaaatgaggtagcaaaaacctgctgacagattccctttacactgcagtgtttcagagtcaaacatacctggctgagatcatacagccagtgcctgatacatgatgCAATAAATTGAGGAGCCTGTATCcactgtcaggttcactttaaaccacTGATAACGACACAGATTCATTGTGTAAGTTACTAAGTAAATAAGGGTAAAGCCAGATGGTTCAGAGGTGAAATGGTTGTAATGTGGTCAGAAAACACCCGCAGATGATGCGGTTTTTGCTTGCAGAACTATCctctggctatgtgcgcacgttgcgtactagccctgcagaaatttctgcagcgatctgaagagcacacatgcgcttcaaatcgctgcagaaaatatctgtagagaaaaaaaagaaaagccgattccatgcgctctgcctgcagctcctgccatagacagagcaggagctgccggcaaagcgcacggaagaagtgacatgtcacttcttagaacgcagcgcttcgggcagcagccgaagcgctgcgctccaagacgccaagtgcgcacggcccctgcacaatctccatagactgtgcaggggacgcaggacgcatgcagttacgctgcgctacaaagcgcagcgtaactgcatatatttacgcaacgtgcgcacatagccatagaggaCACTCCTGAAATAAGCTGTACATCAGTGTGATGAAAAAATGATCTGGACAGTGTTTTATCTATTAAAGGTAAAGTGATGTACAATCAATGTGCAATCCTCCACTGCATGCAAAGAATTTGAATTTATGATTTCACGTtacatgtttaataaaaaagaaacaCAAGAAGATAAGAACACTCCTATGCTCTTATTGTTTCTTTTACCTATAGAAGAAAATCGGTTTCAATAATTTTAAATTGTATCTTCCATTGAAAGCTTCTACAATGTACGCTGTACAAGTCaataacatattttttttgtttctgccCTACATAGATTGCATGAAGGATACATGGCTTTTCCAGAAAATACAAGTTGTGTAAAACAAACAGATGAAAATACCCAATTTCCAGACATTATAGAATTAAATGTTGGTGGCCAAGTGTATATAACACATTACCTTACTTTAATTACCATTCCTGGATCGCGCCTATGGGAGATGTTCTCACAGAAGACTGTCCAAGCTTTAGCTAGAGATAGTAAAGGTCGATTCTTCTTAGATCGAGATGGATTCCTCTTCCGATATGTCTTAGACTATTTGAGAGATCAACAATTAGTTCTTCCTGATCATTTTCCTGAAAAAATGCGACTTCAGAGAGAAGCTGAATACTTTAAGCTTCCTGAGTTAGTAAAAATCCTAGTGCAAAAAGTAAGTAACCAGAACTCTATTGGAAATAAAACATTTCAAAACGTTTCTGAAGAACTGTCACCTAATATTGAAGTTGCCAGAAATCTGGCATTTGTTAATGGACTTGCAGGTCTTGCTGGGAATCAGTTATCACTTCCAGATCTGCAGCGGTCTGGTTTTATCACTATTGGATATTGTGGCTCTAATATATTGGGTCAAACAGATTCCAATTCCAGAAGAGTGGCAAGAATTATGGTTTGTGGTAAGACCTCATTAGCTAAAGAAGTGTTTGGAGAAACACTCAATGAAAGTCAAGATCCCGATCTACCTCTTGAAACATATACCTCAAGGTGCTACGTGAAATGTGACTTTTTAGAGCAAGTATTTGACAGACTGGCGAATGCTGGTTTTCATATGGTGGCCTGCAACTCAACTGGAACATGCACTTCTGCTCATGATGATCAAACAGATGACAAGACGTGGACATCTTACAATGAATACATTTTTTACCGTGAGTGATtcaacaaaatggaaaaaagaccACTTTCTACCCTTCCTTTCTTGTTCCTTGCCTACCCATCAATAGAAGAAACCTTCTTTAACTTCTACCATTGACCAAATGCAAACCAAATGTCATGTAGATTGCATTTTCCTCAATGTTTCTTATTTAGATGTAGATTTTTACAGAAACAAGATAGCTCATCGTACCATGCCTCTCCTTCCTATTGTCACCTTTATCTAGACTGTTTTTTTCACACGGTATATATTGGTTTAAAATTTTTGTCCTTAGGATTGGTcagcaatgtctgatcggctgtggtctgacacccagcacccaCGCCGATCTGCTGTTCTCGGTGCTGGCGTTGGCAGCAAGCGGcttgaaatgctcagttccagagcttctgatagtggccgtggtcgggtactgcacatctgcctcctgttGATTTGAATGGGATGTACAGTATCCAGCCGTGGCTGCTATCAGTTGATGGAGCAGCTCccaaactgagcatttccggctgcctgctgccaacACTGCGTTTTTCATGAGGAAAAAACGCTGAAGATAACCAATATGTGAACATATCCAAATAATATTGTTTGCACAATGATATTTTACCAGTTTTTCACTTCCTAGTCAGCTCAGATGGAATATGCAGCTATGATTTTATTATCACTCCCTAGAATGTGACATGAAATGTTTTAGTTGGTTTATTGTAGTGCTTTTAATGCCATCATGTACATTTTTATTTGTGTTTTATCACACACTAACCTGAATAATTACCAGAAAATGTGCACACAAACCCCCTACAATTCTTACTTATTATCTCCTTGAGGAGCCTATTTGAGATGCaattaactaactgtgactatatgtgtggtcataactatggatatttaccgtattttttcggactataagacgcaccagaccataagacgcaccctggttttagagcaggaaaataggaaaataaaattttaagcaaaaaatgggagtCATTACACACTTTTATGGAGCGAGgatatgc is part of the Anomaloglossus baeobatrachus isolate aAnoBae1 chromosome 9, aAnoBae1.hap1, whole genome shotgun sequence genome and encodes:
- the LOC142251329 gene encoding BTB/POZ domain-containing protein KCTD12-like, with amino-acid sequence MAFPENTSCVKQTDENTQFPDIIELNVGGQVYITHYLTLITIPGSRLWEMFSQKTVQALARDSKGRFFLDRDGFLFRYVLDYLRDQQLVLPDHFPEKMRLQREAEYFKLPELVKILVQKVSNQNSIGNKTFQNVSEELSPNIEVARNLAFVNGLAGLAGNQLSLPDLQRSGFITIGYCGSNILGQTDSNSRRVARIMVCGKTSLAKEVFGETLNESQDPDLPLETYTSRCYVKCDFLEQVFDRLANAGFHMVACNSTGTCTSAHDDQTDDKTWTSYNEYIFYRSATTLDVDQKIKTNVTVTKEPDTSEREEKTDTITPLLTKNQEPDSGNELSSSSLDSHDSATVCTKLPSERNLSHTDVICPSHEESPSPTNTLELSNSLKEHEQGKTSGSRRNSMQDVAKENSVKSWVDPLAHSEERKSLEVELIKCIEEFRKIRIPVVFPNKKRHWQNELLRKYEL